In a single window of the Leopardus geoffroyi isolate Oge1 chromosome D2, O.geoffroyi_Oge1_pat1.0, whole genome shotgun sequence genome:
- the LOC123577043 gene encoding inositol 1,4,5-trisphosphate receptor-interacting protein, with protein sequence MALGLFRVCLVVVTAIINHPLLFPRENATVPENEEEIIRKMQAHQEKLQLEQLRLEEEVAQLAAEKEALERVAEEGQQQNESRTAWDLWSTLCMILFLVIEVWRQDHQDAPSPECPGGDEDELPGLEGAPLRGLILPNKGTLDHFYERCIRGATADAARTREFVEGFVDDLLEALRSLCNRDTDMEVEDFIGVDSMYENWQVDRPLLCDLFVPFMPPEPYHFHSELCCSRHSVPLDRQGYGQIKVVRADEDPLGCICDKTKLGEDMLCLLHGKKSLARPGSEVETLLCARGAPYLDAMQVMKWFQTALTRAWHRIAHKYEFDLAFGQLDSPGSLKIRFRSGKFMPFNLIPVIQCDDSDLYFVSHLPREPSGDAPASSTDWLLSFAVYERQFLRMTSKALPEGACHLSCLQIASFLLSKQSRLTGPSGLSNYHLKTALLHLLVSRRPADWEAGQLNARLHELLRFLEKSLLEKKLLHFFIGNRKAPNAMGLPEAVRRAEPLNLFRPFVLQRSLYRKTVDSFYEMLKNAPVLISEYSLHIPSDHGSLPPKAVVL encoded by the coding sequence ATGGCTCTGGGGCTCTTCCGAGTGTGTCTGGTGGTGGTGACAGCCATCATCAACCACCCGCTGCTGTTCCCGCGGGAGAACGCCACGGTCCCCGAGAACGAGGAGGAGATCATCCGCAAGATGCAGGCACACCAGGAGAAGCTGCAGCTTGAGCAGCTGcggctggaggaggaggtggcccaGCTGGCGGCGGAGAAGGAGGCGCTGGAGCGGGTGGCGGAGGAAGGCCAGCAGCAGAACGAGAGCCGCACGGCCTGGGACCTGTGGAGCACCCTGTGCATGATCCTCTTCCTGGTGATCGAGGTGTGGCGGCAGGACCACCAGGACGCGCCTTCACCCGAGTGCCCGGGCGGGGATGAGGATGAGCTGCCCGGCCTGGAGGGTGCTCCACTCCGGGGCCTCATCCTGCCCAACAAGGGCACGCTCGACCACTTCTATGAGCGCTGCATCCGGGGGGCCACGGCTGACGCGGCCCGCACCCGGGAGTTTGTGGAAGGCTTTGTGGATGACCTGCTGGAGGCCCTGAGGAGCCTCTGCAACCGCGACACAGACATGGAGGTGGAGGACTTCATTGGCGTGGACAGCATGTATGAGAACTGGCAGGTGGACAGGCCGCTGCTGTGCGACCTCTTCGTGCCCTTCATGCCCCCCGAGCCCTACCACTTCCACTCAGAGCTCTGCTGCTCCCGCCACTCCGTGCCCTTGGATCGCCAGGGCTACGGCCAGATCAAGGTGGTCCGGGCCGACGAGGATCCCCTGGGCTGCATCTGCGACAAGACCAAGCTCGGGGAAGACATGCTGTGTCTCCTCCACGGCAAGAAGAGCCTGGCGCGGCCAGGCAGCGAGGTGGAAACCCTGCTGTGTGCCAGAGGCGCCCCATACCTGGACGCGATGCAGGTCATGAAATGGTTCCAGACGGCCCTCACCAGAGCCTGGCACCGCATTGCCCACAAATACGAGTTCGACCTGGCATTTGGTCAGCTGGACTCCCCTGGGTCCCTCAAGATCAGGTTCCGCTCAGGGAAGTTCATGCCCTTCAACCTGATTCCCGTGATCCAGTGTGACGACTCGGACCTGTACTTTGTCTCACACCTTCCCAGGGAGCCCTCTGGGGACGCCCCGGCATCCAGCACTGACTGGCTCCTGTCCTTTGCCGTCTACGAGCGACAGTTCCTCAGGATGACGTCGAAGGCGCTGCCTGAGGGTGCCTGTCACCTCAGCTGCTTGCAGATCGCCTCCTTCCTGCTGTCCAAGCAGAGCCGCCTGACTGGCCCCAGTGGGCTCAGCAACTACCACCTCAAGACAGCCCTCCTGCACCTGCTGGTCTCCCGGCGGCCCGCCGACTGGGAGGCCGGGCAGCTCAATGCTCGCCTGCACGAGCTGCTCCGATTCCTGGAGAAGAGCCTGCTGGAGAAGAAGCTCCTTCACTTCTTCATTGGCAACCGCAAGGCGCCCAATGCCATGGGACTCCCTGAGGCCGTTCGCAGGGCCGAGCCTCTCAACCTCTTCCGGCCCTTCGTCCTGCAGCGAAGTCTCTACCGGAAGACGGTGGACTCCTTCTATGAGATGCTGAAGAACGCCCCAGTGCTCATTAGCGAGTATTCCCTACATATCCCCTCAGACCATGGCAGCCTGCCCCCAAAAGCTGTTGTCTTGTAA